DNA from Plectropomus leopardus isolate mb chromosome 11, YSFRI_Pleo_2.0, whole genome shotgun sequence:
gtgcAGAAAGTTTGATGATGTGTTAAGATTAAACAGAAGAAGTGAGTGGTAATGATTAACAGTGAAAGCTACAATTGCtgaacaaagagaataaaaaaaccTACAGCAGAAGATTATAGTACCACCCCCAGTGTTTGGACTGACAGGTGAAGTCTGGGAAAGAGCAATAGCACCACAGTAATGAGTGCACACAACACTgaatcaaaaaaagaagaattataAGGATCATGAGTTTAACAATGACTCCTGACTGTGCAtccttgtttgtgtttgatatGAAAGAATGAAGACAGTATCTGGTAGCGGTGAAGACAAATGCAGCATCAGGTACATCAAACAAAGTGCATCTAATGAGATGTATCCCAGCTGGCGGCTGATTGAACTGGACTGCTGAGAAGTAATGAGCGAGAATCACCAAAGGGGAAGCGAGAGTTCACAACAAGATGCTGCCTTGGAAGGCTGCCAAGACGAGTGGAGGATGGAGAGGGGTAAGGACTGAACAGCAGGCACATCAGAGGCTGCAGCTGGCTGCGAGACGGAGCTTACCATGAACGGCTGGGAAAAACCACCACTGGTGCCctgatgacaacaacaacaagagcaGAATATACAGTAGGCCTGGGCAGTAATCATGGTATaccagtataccagggtattaaGAAATCccgaaggtatgtttttcaaactgtcataaatacaggcacacCTCTTTCTATTaatcccttgaaacctgagcaaatttgtttgatgtctcttaaaaacatggagagaagccAATAAGCAGCtcaacaacacatggcccaaaaattggcaagaaagaTTAGACaaaaaactgtatatatttttttctgtaacatagttttaaatatataattataatgattatatataaagaataaagaatatTTTCTCTGGTTTGGATGATTGTCTAATACCCCCTCcctttttaaagcaaattttacTAAGTTAGTCACTGTCTTTTTCCCCTATGgttatgaaagaaatcacaccagtttgctcaggtttcatagcTTGCAAGAGgcatctgaatgtagcacaagaaaactgatgtcaaaccaggttttaaagggttaaactcattgtatgtaatgccaacacattctcatcccggcTCTTCCCAatagtgccgctctgtcagtgacctccCGTGTCTACTTATTATGTTTAAGGTATCCTTCTACGTCAGCCGTTTAAGCTCCGTGATGCCCtcattgtgatgtcaacaaatgcttatggtgggatgaagcagcatggtcctaatgtttacacaacagcgcagACTATCACAAATGTTTGGAAGTCACGGATagttaggtttaagcaaaagaggcacatggtaaggtgtagaaataAACCCCACACATATCCACACAGGAACTTCAGCAAGAAAGTCAATTGTTTGTGGGGCCTATCCATCTCCCCTCCCAAATGCCCTTTAAGCATACTTGCACTCTTTATTAAAGTGCACGTTGCATGTGAATGCACCCAGTGCCATCCGCCAGCGATGGTAACGCTAGTGGTTCTATCTGAGTGTGTTCTAATCTAATGGCATTCAGCCACATTCTGATTGGATGCAGTCGACGACTTTTGGTGTCAATCTCATACAGTAAAAGCAATGCCAGAGTGGTGctttttgacaagtttggagtggGATTGGGATGATAgagcacagcacgcaccaccagagctcagtctctggtctcttgTTAGCGCTGCACACATACCATCATTTACTTTATACCCAATTTCAGGAAGCCTAATATACagtaatatgaaataaaatgtgtgtctCTAAGAGTTCCTTTGATTAGTTGATGGTTGAGAGCATTGCACAAAAATGCTTCCTATGAGGATTTTAAGGGAGAGGGGGCAGACGAGTCAATCAAGGTGGACTGTGAGACATGTGGGTCTACTTGCAGTCTTAATAAGCAAGGAGAATCAttttgttcaacattttttgctttccctctctgtccatTGGAAGAATAAGCAGCTTGCATTGAGACACGTACCTGGCAGCTCACAGCCAGCCAGACTGTCAGGGGACCTTAGAGTGACCTCATAGGCAAGAAGGTGGTAAAACAGGGAGGTGAGGCCAGCTTGTACGCTGCAGTAACAGTCAGCAGGCAGCAGGGTGAGACTGTCAGCATGCAAGCTGTGATGGGATGTGTCCTCATCAGATCTGATACATGTAGGGACATGTatgaatacacacaaacagattggcacacacatacagataccTGTTATCAGCACCAGGTCACATGAAGCAGATCCATTCCAGCCGGAACAGGATCCCATCCACATTCACATCCTGACAGTGACTGTGCAGAGCTGATTAACGCACTTACAGATTGTCAACACTCATCACaaggaacacaaacacacaaataaacaatggGACATACTTCATACATACTGCTCACTCTGTGATCGACTGCACATTGTGTTTATGAGCTTTACACTGTGACCTGCTAATTTTATCTGCAAGATGAATTCTGTAtgttttatcattataataGGACTGCAAAAGAAGCATGAATCAAACTGTAGTGAAGTGCTGATGGCCATTCAGGTGCCGCAATTGCTTTGATCATTTGTGATATGAAGAATGACATTTTATCACCAAGGTTACCATTGTCTAAACACATAGTACAGGAGCTAAGGTAATGGTTGCCtatttccagtttttatgccaaattacGATAACCATCCTCTGGCTTTCGTTCCATAGTGAACAGACAGATACAAGCCAGGCTCTTGGCAAGAAAGTAAATGAGCAAgtacctaaaatgtcaaacagttTCTTTAAATATGATGAGAAAGTAGAGTAACATTTCTGACCAACCTTGGCAAACAGCGCCCCCTTGGCTGCCAGTGCATCCTCGCCCTTCCCGTTGGGGTAGCATTCAAAGCGAGCATCCAAGATAGGGTAGCGACTGGCTAGCATGAGCCCACTATTTAGGAATTTGAATCTTGAGCAGCAGCCTCTCCAGCCGTACTGGCCAACATCACTCAACACATGGGGAAAGTAGCGATGCAACTGCCGAAGCAGTCTAGTGGTCGATCCGTGGTCGAACACCTCCTGCAGAGCCAGGAAATCTAAGTTGGcaggaaaaaaggcagagaTCTCATGATCAAATGTCTCATCTCCGTGGCGGCGTTTTCGTCCAGGGCGTTTAAAGATTGATGTGCGAGGGACGTGAGAGAGAGTATTGTTGGAAGATATTCCCATGCCACTTTCAGCACCATGGTACCGAGCGAGGGATTCCCTGGAGGCGGTCATGCTTCCTGTATCTCCCCCTGCTTGCTCCCCAGGCCGATGGTTCCCTGTTTCAGCCTCCTTGTCCTGTGGGTCCGGCTCTGGGGCGCTGATGCTGATTTGCACCCCTGAGGTGTGAAGTGGGCAGTCAGGGGATGGTTTTGTCTGGGTCCCTTCCCCATGCATGGGACAGTCATGTTGGCCTTGGCCATTTTTAGGCCCTGTGGAATGCATGGGGCAGTCTGGAGCCTCTCCTGAGGTGTGGACAGGACAGTCTGAGCTGCTGTTCATCCCTGCAGGGTGGAGGGGGCAGTCTGCTGTCGCGTCTCCTCCATCTGGGTGGAGGGGGCAGTCAGAGGGGCTCTGGTCTCCTGCAGAGGGGTGAACAGGGCAGTCAGTGGCACCTGAGGGGTGTATTGGGCACTCGGTGAGGGGTTCGGTTTCAGCGTCGGCTGGGCTGTTGGTGGTGTGTGTCTGGTCTGGCCGCTGGTCCAGAGAGGAGGTACGGCGAAAACCTGTGGCAAGACTGCTAAAGGATGCCGCGCTGATGGatggaacagaaaaaaaagaaagaacgaGTTAATAAATTATCTAAACTGATATAAACAGTTACATAAAATTATTTCACTACTGCTTAGACATCAGCAGATTGGAGCCTGAGAGCAGGCTCTTCTCACCTAATGGAGGTGTTGGTCGGCGAGTCGATGTAGATTTTAATCTGAGGCCGACTGGCACCATTGCGGATCCTCTTCCCCACCTCCCGGgctctcctgtgtgtgtctgaaaggTTGTTGAACCTGGCCAGGGAAT
Protein-coding regions in this window:
- the smpd3 gene encoding sphingomyelin phosphodiesterase 3 is translated as MVLHTTPYSSACLHFLDGLSWSLVFPCYWLLDRLLASCVATSLEKHQRSQDPCSFLTLCVLISAPLYLLLLLASLPFALLGFIIWAPLQVVRQPYLYTYRRPDKHQVEQGQAGPGTAGIWEWKPQGRSFCFCSANVCLLPDSLARFNNLSDTHRRAREVGKRIRNGASRPQIKIYIDSPTNTSISAASFSSLATGFRRTSSLDQRPDQTHTTNSPADAETEPLTECPIHPSGATDCPVHPSAGDQSPSDCPLHPDGGDATADCPLHPAGMNSSSDCPVHTSGEAPDCPMHSTGPKNGQGQHDCPMHGEGTQTKPSPDCPLHTSGVQISISAPEPDPQDKEAETGNHRPGEQAGGDTGSMTASRESLARYHGAESGMGISSNNTLSHVPRTSIFKRPGRKRRHGDETFDHEISAFFPANLDFLALQEVFDHGSTTRLLRQLHRYFPHVLSDVGQYGWRGCCSRFKFLNSGLMLASRYPILDARFECYPNGKGEDALAAKGALFAKVHVGTSHQEQRVVGYITCTHLHAIEGDASVRCEQLDLLLQWGAEFRQSSSQPVEGEKEDLVAFDVILGDLNFDNCSSEDKLEQQHALFTQYKDPCRLGPGEDKPWALGTLLDPSGLYDDEVSSPESLQKVMENEEGRKEYLVFPPSKSQCPASSQRGRKIPLKGNGRRIDYMLYSDEGLQPDWKLEIEEFSFVTQLAGLTDHLSVAMRLAVSTGEEEP